CAATTCATAAAAGTacagataatttttaaagtacATGTGTATCCATTTGTGTTAAGTCAATTCAAGTGTTCGAGCTAACTGGGCTTACCAACTCAATATTCAGAGTCAGTTTCATCGAGAGaacattattaatattttactcaCATCTTCACTTTCGGGGCATAATCATTTATTTCCAATTCATCAATTATTGCATGATAAACCCCTATGTGTGTAAAGAGAAAACATCAAAGTTTGTAGAAGTTGGTTCAATTTGCAGGAGAAACAATGATGTCAAACAGAAACAGGTTTAATTTATGTCGGCTGTATACAGGGATCCTGATACCTTAAGGCGGTtgattggcaaaaaattatgacttttcgttaatttcatgACGACGTAGTCATACATTGAGTAATTATGAAATCATTAtacaaagtacaaaaatcCGAAAATCGTAATTACtcgaattatgaaaaaaaagttaaacacCGAAGCTTTGTTTCTAATCGCTttaaaatggttaaaaatctagtagatttgttcgaatataataattcaataaatacTCAATTTGCTAGTATcttgtaatgaaattaataaaaagtatccaTTTTGGCCAACCCACCTTTTTAAATAAGGCATAGGCAGCAGGACCAGGATAGCTATCTAAATTATGATTAGCGAGTTGGTTTCATGGTGCAAAGTATATAGTTGATGTTTATAACTAGCTtttatgtatgaaaaaatgtacaaaaatatgGTCAGTGAGTGAGTGGGATTCGGATTGACAAAATACGATTTTCAAATCCCACTCGTATGCTGCATGTCTTCAAAATGGCGGTTACATTGTGACACTAAAAAAGCCTTTTTTAACCTCATTCCGCATGTCTGTCTTATTCATAAGTCAGTATGCTAAATTCAAAtcgcgtatataatatatacaaccAGTACTATTTGTTTTCTACCCATGGATGCCcagaatacatatatacatgctCAACCGTATACCATGTTGTTGCACTCTCGAGTATTCCTGTTAGCTCTCGCCAGAAAATGCCTCAAGGTAGCTCGAGCATCGAAACGTCGCGAACCGGATCCCTATTATGCTTGAATGCATATTGTTCATTAAGCTTTTTACTTCCAATATCAGATGAAGACTGAGACATGGTTGATAAAGGTGATCTCAATAGCCGGAAAGGCATTTGAAATATACTTGATTTAAGCAACGTAATAAATTGCAATTCGTACAGAACTGAACCATGGATTAGTTTTAATTGGATACCGGGAGTGGAAGGCACCAATAAACGCTACTGTGTCTAATATGTAGCATCAGAaagatattttcttcaaaatatacagtatatttacatatatagtGTTTAATTtatgataaatattcatattacatAGAGTTGTTTTTGAGTATTGgagataataaataaatgtcatCACACtgataatatttacatttgaaaaaatgacagaAGAAAAGTACTGGCATTACATACCTCGATAAAAATCATCATAATGCAGGTGATAGAAACCGATTGTGAGATGCAAGGGCTGTTTGCCTCATGCATTAGAAGAAACAGTCAAGTTCTagattttgagtaaatttgTACGCTGTAtgcttcaaaaaatttgatcttaCAGCGAAATGATTTTCGGAATTcttaatattttatcaactgttttcatttatttccttttcttttttttttataataaatcgGAACTCAACAGATCACACTGAAAATCTGAAAGTTGAAGCTTTATACATTTACATGAATTTAATCACGAAGTTTCATAAGTTAGTTATCTATCCTCGAGGATTACAGATATGCAAAACTGCACAAACATCGTGCCGAATGACCCATTCACTCAAACCATACACGtagataaatatttcaacttacttatttttatatttcttaggAAACTTGTGTATTCTTCTTATACTTATTAAATTTACGCACCTTGCACCAATCCACTAAAGAGTcccatttatttttacataaattccTATCTTTTGCTCAACAGTTTTTGGTTGGCTATAATTAATGTTCCTAATTTTCTTCCCATCCAGTAATATCATATTCCATCAAATTTCCTAAAATCATCCTATTTTGTATTCAAAACGTTGCAAGACTCTAAGGGGGTACaggaaattttcaagttcACTCATCACTTACAGAACTTTTTAATATGCAGCATCGGTAGAAATAAGTGAGCGGATTCAGTTCGAGTATTGATCACGCAGCATCGGTAGAAATAAGTGAGCGGATTCAGTTCGAGTATTGATCACGacgacaaaaaataaatcaactcGGTTTACACAAAGTACCAATTTATTAGTTGCCAAAAttcatatcaattttttctatctaATGAAAGTCattgatggaaaaattaaaacttctCTCATGGTTTTAGTGCTTGCAAATTCTTCCATCGTTTATGATGTATTTTAAAACAGCGATCCATTCATTTTCATCCGTTGGGGGGCTAGAAGGGATCGATGGCACGTCTTTGGTAGAAATGAGGTGCTAGTTCTTCCAGCCATTCTGGTTTTACAACTGTCAACTCTCGCATGTACGTTTTGCTGGTGTGCAAAATTTCGCAAAAGATGAGCCTGGAATTacaatgaatttgaatacTATCAACTTACAATATCGTATGGCATGTTGGAAATTGACTTTCGAGGTGGCTACTCGAATAAAAAACGATGTATGTATTGAAACATTTCAGGTATTTTAGATCAAGTTTTTACTCTGGTTCAACAAATTAATTGGAGTATTCTAAACTAGTTATATTTCCAATTTACAAACATTAGTGGTTTTACAGGGTATCCATGTTCTGGAAAAACCTGGAATCATCAGGGTATTTTAAGGTCACTTAGGCAATTTTTTTAGAGAAATATTCTTTGGTTTAAATTGCttggaataaaaagaaaaaaagtttcgtatAACTGACAATGACTTATCTTCacgaagattgaaaaaaaaaaaaaaattgaatgagcAAAGTTATGTAACTGTTTAGCATTACTCTAATAAGCAAATTGATCTCCAACACATCTGGATAATGTTTTAAATTACCTggtgatatttgaaattcataagaatttcaatttcacatttcAGTAAACAACGTGTAAATTCAAGgattgaaattagaaatgatcgaaaaaatttttagttccacCATCCCcgcattattatacatagcaTTTCGTCCAAGAggcaaaattttcttctttttttctacctttctTTGAAACTCATGTTCGGAAATATCTATACCAACCATTGAGGCTGTTGAACAGTGTACAAACAGCTGTTGGGGTGAATGTGAAGTTCCCTGCTACCTCGAACGGTCCTGTACACCCCAGTGTAATGAAGATACGCAGTGTTGGGAAAAAGGCCGGCAGTAATGCACCTCAGAACCTTTTCGGTGTCACCTGACAAGTAGAGtggaattttgtaaacaactCTTTACCAAGCTTTCGTCCATAAAAGGGCTTAACTTAATCACATTTGACGGAATTGCTTACGTTGACAAGAGATAAGTGGAATATTCAACTTTTTAAGCATTTTACACATCTGGGTACGAATTTCTGTGGCTCTTCGTAGCGTTTTGTGATTGAGAAAATTCTGGTGACACCAGCTTGTTACTTTCTGGGACTCATAGGCCGTATAGACATTTAACAACGTGATCAGATCCCCTTCTTCTGCTTCGAACTTGCGACGTGCGACTCGTGCTTTCAGAGCTGCTTGACCCCCTCCGGGTATTGTAAACACATTTTGCACCTGAAGCATAGCTAGGATGATTGTTATCTCCGCTGAGCATTCCATAGTACCTGcaagcaattttttcattgaaaacaGTTCATCTAATGTGTTGAGAATTTGGGCTGAAGCAAACGATTACATCTGAGGGACACTAAATTATGACACTAGAGTAGGATCCCACCTGAGATTATTAAACACTTGGCATAGACAGGATCTAATGGCATTTCTGCCATTGTTGCTCCCAACGGACTTGTCAATTCTCCATTATTGTCAATGGCCCCCAAAGCATAAAGCAGTTCTAGGCCACACAGAAGATTTTTTGTTGGTGGCGGTGAGGGAAAATTAAATCGCAAGACATTATCGATGCCCAGAGCTTTCAGCTGTAGAATGGCAGGTGCTAGATCTGAACGTTGCATTTCTGGAGGAGTTGCTTCAACAAATTTGTCAAAAGCATTCTCTGTGTAGAGtctgaaaatatacaaatgaTCTCATTGACATTGTAATTCCATCGCTCTCGAGATCACATTTTTCCAGAGTTTCAGTAACTGATCATGGATCACCTTGACGAAATTGGTTCGtcaaaaatcgttactttttattaattttattacgagttAGTCGAATATTTAGTATTTACCAGATTATTATATTcctaaattacaaatttttgttccatGTTTTTCCAGCCAAGTTTTTAGTTATTTCATCAAACTGcgaattattgtattatttatgaACTAACAAGTTCATGctattcgaataaatttttgaatccaGAATGTTGAAGATTGCAAGCGTTAAATTGCAGAACAATCATAAGAATCTTTGTTAATCCGGATGTTACGTAAATTAATTCATGAATACCAATAGTATATTGTTTCAAGtcaaatatttgtcaaaattttctttatcaagAGTACGATAGGTgagtatcttttttttttctataagtTTCAAACTATTGCTACAGATATATACTGACAAAAACCGATTACATACATTCAGCGAGAAAATAcattcaatgaaatttacggaaaactgttttttcaGTAAGCAAAACAAATACTTCTTTCTCAAACCTAATTTTTATTGCAGAATCCTGGCAAAAACATCAACTTTATTAATTGCGCTGGCAactaaattataaattatggGGAAAACAACAACAAGTAGAAATTTGTTGCGAAAAACCTTCAGACAAATAATGTTCCGAAACAAATCCTCAGCTGAAAAATTTGACCCCCTGATACGGCAAGACAGCAAAACATCACTGATTTACTTCAAGTCAAATTCCCCTATTCCAAAATAGTCGTTTACTATAAACGAAATGAAtaagtaatataattttcgacCCCGTATTATGCATATGAGCACCCAAGTatgattatgaaaaatattaaacgtATTCCCATAGTGGAGaaaaatatctatatattttaCGCTATAAAGTGTTTTCATACTATCATCCATAAGAAATAGTAAAGTTAGAGTAGAGATGTTTaatgacttgaaaaaaaatcgtagaactTGAAAGCTTCTAGTTTTCAAAACCAGATTGAACCTGTAGTTATTTTccaagtaaaattttattttcaaatcggtAAGAATtgcatacatattatacttcaattattcatttcgccGAGCTGCATGTCGACTTGTTCTAAGAGCTAGCTATGCAGTTCATTCACGAACATTCTCTACGATCTGGGTAAAAACATCCAGAATTCAATATGTGcaactatatgtatatagatatggAAGTATATGGTATAAAAAGCATTTAGTTTCCAAGTGTGACAAAGCTAGAGAATGCAATTACCGTGAGTGACGTATGGTTTGAATTATCGCGGAATATTGGACTCCCTGTTTAGCCGGAAAAACATTATTAAACATTATTTCTTGTTCTTTTCAcagtaattataaattatgcGGCAAGACGTCGTCGTTTCTGTTgcagaatttttattgaatttaccAACACGAGCTTGTCGGATTTCTTTGTGCCTGCTGGCATTTTTGGGACCTTGAAATTTCCCCTCGATGAATGAATAATACATCGCGATTCTGTCCATGTACAAATGCTGTGATTCACAGCTGACGACAGTCGCTTATCAGGCGTTTTTAGATATGATGAAATCAAGAATCATACATTACACTCATACAGGCTGCCGTTGATATTACAGTTCCAAAGGAGCGGTTGACTATATTGACAGAGCAAAATGTTACTTATTTTGAGTATTATCAAAGCCTAAAATGGataacgacggagccaggaatcgaacctggaatctagcgatgctttaccggagacttactccactagaccacctagccgccctgactctgttgtctttaatttctctcataaccagtgagttcaaatttgtttttttttcaaattcaccagttgttcaaatttacattttctcaacaaaaattctctcgtagattaatgatttgcacacccgcatctcatttattagacggcattgctgtcttacgggcttctcatcggaagcgaaggattgaaaggggtaaacataaacatctacacactacagtctccttacatcgtgcatgcagagaagaaattcttactcctAAAATGGATAGTTAAAAATAGGTTTTGGACCGTTTATAtactaattggaccctcaggtaggcaaaaaaaaaaaaaacatcaaagaGAACCAAGGACCAACAGCTAAAAAAATACGTAGAGTATACAgagaaattcatttattagTTCATATCTATACAGATTACCTACATAAAATGGTGAGAATATAATATCATACATATCGTATCCTGTAGAGACATGCACCCGTGTGCAGGTGACAACTTGAACGATATTTACAAACTACACAAATAACTATCACATATCACATTTTTCGTATTCTGTCAAAGTAATGTATATTACACTTTCcttttcttaaattttctttGTCTTTCACTTTAATACTATTTGGCAACTTGTTGATATACTATATGCTTATACTCAAACATTCGAACTAGAATTAAGGCACATTGAATAAACTATaactgaattgaaataaaaactttgtAGCTATGAATTAGCCATTTTCCATCCCCTTTGTTCTAAATATCCCGTAcaaatttgatgttttttgGTAGTAgcttttgatccgttgctcgcgGTGTATTTGGACTACGCACAATCTAATCCACTTATAAAATTACGTCGAcatagtgcatcaaagaattgattccagcattatcagggttcgtacgcttGTTGGATCCCGAAATTTCCTAACATTTCCAGATATTACAACTTGAAAAGAGGATTTTTCCAGTAACCTTCCAAGAAATATGCCGCTGAttgatgacatttttttacacattaatACTAATACGTTCAATATTGCCCAGTAACTAACTTACTGTCTGATATAAGGTTACAAAACACAGCCTAGgattttccataagaaaaaaatgaaagtagttTGAGTATCGAGTAATATGCATGTAATGTATGGAGTGGTGCGACGAAACTAAATTTTGagtgcaaattttttttttcacgcgcTTCTACTTGGTATAATAACGAGTTTATTTCTTTGAAAGACTGAAAATTCCAGtcttatttttcaagtttcctGACTTATTCCTTTGCGTACGAACCCTGAAGAAAGAACTTAACGGCCCCATTGTTTAcgaaattctgaacaaaaacacttcAATACATTTACATTCCAcgcaaaaatgaagaaatagcatgaattctacgaatttgcTACGACCATTTCGTCTCCATCCatttatatagatatactATTGATGTGAACCCgtgtgaatttaaaattttttcattccgtcGTTTCCGATATCATTGCAAAGTTTATCAGCaattgaaattctgaatttttttttcacgaaccatgattaaaaaaacaattgacaACTTTTCATACCcatcattcaaatataaaGTCCTGCATACTTCACATTTTGTCATCAATACGTTTACGAGACTCATCGTGAAACAAAAAGAttgacatatttttgaaaacctGTTTATTGGATACTAAACGTCCGAAAATGTAATGAGTCATTGAAATtatcaaaagtaattttcaaccaattcACCGCTTTTTCTGCATCACCATAGATGGTGcgaagtgtgaaaaaaacacCAACTCCTTGGATGATTATTTGTACTCTGATCACCTTACCTGTACGTTTTTCCGGATCTTACACGACCAGCCCGCCCAGCTCGTTGATTTGCAGATGCTTTGGATACTGGTGCTACAATTAGGCTGTCAGTGTGTGTTTCCACCTCAAACCAACGGATTTTTACAAACCCGCTGTCAATTACTAGAGGCAGAGTGAAATGATTcagatcaaaaaaattaataaacaagtAGTCAATTTGGTAACTTTGATGTCCAGCCTACGAACTTCCCGCTCAGATGCGTGTCGAGctcaaaaaatgataatgattAAAACTTTTCCCAATGCCTGTTTGAAACGTTCGATTTTCGAAGCCTTTTGAGCGTGCGTAAATTGCTCTATCTTCAAACAGTGCGTTGAAATAAAGTTGACGCATGCGCGCAATTGAAATGCTATATTTTACATGCTAGCGCGTGAGATCTAGAGAAAacgtaacttttcatttgcgGGGTGTTCATAATAACGTCTCTTGTTCTCTTATTGCTTGAAAAACAAAGGAGCGGGAAGTTAGAAAGAGTCAACTAGACATGTTGCTTGGCCTTGCGACATCCTAACCTTGAGAAACAAATAGGAAGAGGGGGTACTTTACCGTAAACAACGCCAGGTATCGTGATGGAAGTTTCGGCTATATTCGTcgtgatgataatttttcggGTGTCCTTTGGGGCGTTCCAAAATACTTTCAATTGTTCCGTGCTCGGAAGAGAGCCATACATGGGAAGTGGTAagattttttctgaaaaaatgaacagtCTACATTGTTATCTATCGTTTACGTGGCACACACATATTTGACTAAATCCTATATTTCTATTAATCGCCGTGGTCACTTTTCATAATTATGACACAATTCCACCTGTGAAACACTAGCTATTACACTACAAATTGTTGCAAAACATGGAGTAAAAAAAGGATATTTCCTAATCTCTTACAATGCAATGCTGTTatatctttcaaaaaatttcaagttgatAACTTATTGAAACTGCAATGTATTGCCGCTTTTCTCCGCGATTATTAGAATGAGCCAATGCCATGAAcgtattttgatttttttgagtGAAGTGCTTCTTTCACACTTTCACCCGCACAAGGAAATTTCGACTTTGCTTTCCAAATACATACGGATGACCatgaaaaatctgatttctttttctcaagcATTTTTAAGGGGATTCGTGGTGGCAAAATTGCACTTATTATATCGATTTCTGACAAAGATTGATCAACTCTGCATGCTACGTATTATTTACATTATCTTATGACATTGGTTTCTTAAAAGTTCAGTGATGGTGTAAAATGTTATTGATGATAATATAACTACGTTcagattataataataatagtattatTGTGAAGTTATCGGTCGTATGCGAATGAAATGCcataaaagaaatgtaaatatgtaataaaagTATTTGCATTAAATTGTCGTCGAGATGACGGATTATAATGACAGCTCTGTATAgtttatgtatttttatccaaatgaataaaattgaatgactTAAATCAGATGCTAACCAAAACTTCATtcggtaaaataaattttcgtctCCCAGCGGTGaacaatattcattttttagcAGAAACCCTAATGACTAGAACTTTTGTCCGAGTGTGAGTAAGATGAAAAGATAAAGTAAGATAAGCCTAAACCAGATTCTTTTATACCACtgaacagaaaaataattaaaatgaatagAATAATAGTAAAAACGGTCGCTGATGGAAATTGTTTATTTAGAGTGTTGTTGTGTTATTTGGAGggaatttttctcaatcatGTGAAATGTATGTAGGACGTTTTTTCGGTGTCAACGgtcaaataaatgaaaaaaaattatgaattgaCGTTTCGGCCTTAATGAGGGGGGCCTTAGAAATTCAATTACATAGAAGACGGCATCACAGCCGAAAAGTTATATAGATATCCAGGCAACAGAGCAAATCAAGATGAAAGCCGGCTCGCAATTAGGTTTGTTGGAAAAGAACTACTTATTAGTCGGGCTCTTTAAAAACCTTTTTATTAGGATACAATTAAACGAAAATTGGAATAATGAAAGAGCAAAACgtcaattcattattttttcatttatttgacCGTTCACACCGACAAATTGTTCTACATTGTtgtcttattttttcaatacacaAGGGGAACATGGAAGAGTAGGAACAGGAGTTATTTTACACATGACacattattgaaatatatgAATTTGTGGGCCACATCTACAAGGAAATCTACTGGTAGGAGAAAGATAGGAAAAAATACGAACATGCCACATGAAAGaatgtgtaaaataattgcaGTAGAAAAAGTGAATATGAACACAATAGGAAAGGAAATACCTGTAAAACGAAAGCAGGACTACGTAGATTCATGTTGACTCATGGGTGAAAATATTACCATAGGACGAAATAAAGGTATGGTGTAAAAagaatatacaaaaataaagtGGCTGTAATGCCGAAAAAGAAGTGTTTCGAACGAATTTCACACCATGAATAAAACAAATGCAGTTAGTTGGAGACATTATTGAACAAAGTATGTGTATGGATAAAAGCCAGAAGAATAACAAAGCAAATGTATGGTCGAATTTTATAATAAGCACGACAGAATTTTTAAAGCTAGGAAGACTAAATTCAATATTGAATAAAGAGGCATATATATTGGAGGAAAAGGAGAAATAGTGTTCAAATGACGTCTACGAAATATAAGTAATTGAGCAGCAGTTCAGTGAAAAGAAGAGCATTTGGCTGTTTCGAATAAACATTGACTTTTGcgataaaattgtaaaaatcgCACGAagaaaggataaaaaaaacacttgtaatggaaaaatacaaaagcaaacttgtCGGCAGAAAAATACGCTACACAGACTGACATGCATAAAATTattatgcatacgtataattaCCCTACACAAAATCGTCcaattcaaaattcgtgtAACGGAAAATTACCgtacacaaaatttttctagtcaaaGTTAATGTATAAAGAAAACTGTGCATTGACTAAAGCAAGactaatttaaaaaaaaaaaatactgctaCAAACGTAACCTCCAGATTATAGAGGTCTCTgtagtttttgaaatttgtcgaGCTGCTTTACATGAATCTCAGGCTCTAagatttctcttcttttttctaaaatagTTCATGCATATGAAGTTCATTTgccaagtattttttttatagatttgcTTTGagtacgatgattttgtaTAGGTTAATTTTGCATAAGGTCGTTTCGTATAGCATCGGTCGGTACCAACATCGTAGAATTATTGATGAATTTTCTAATTACGTTTGCCATCTATAATCAATTTCGCATGCTCGTTAAGCAGATCAACGGCCCTGTCGACTTCCTCCATTCCGGTGAGAAATGCCAAGATGTCACCCTGTTCTTCATGCACGTGAATTTTCAACGCCGTATCAACGACTGCTTTCACATAATCGGCGACTGGTTCtgaaataaatgaaggtaatgTGTAACGAAAAGTGATAGACAAAATTGCAGTTAATCAATTACAACTTAAAGATCATATTCATATATAATTTCCATTTAAAACGACAATAACTGCAAAAGAAATCACATTATCGTTTTGTAATTCAGGTAAAGtagagtaaaaataatattttgacgTGGATCAAATCACAAAATATCTATTActtgcaaaaattataattaaatccaCATTAATTACTAATTAAACATGAGATTTGTATTTTCTTCCGCTCttaaacataaaataaaaatgtcatTGTCATTTCATTTCGCCCTcattattacaaattacacatgtaattttcaattc
This region of Neodiprion virginianus isolate iyNeoVirg1 chromosome 7, iyNeoVirg1.1, whole genome shotgun sequence genomic DNA includes:
- the LOC124308372 gene encoding probable ATP-dependent RNA helicase DHX35, with product MFNNVFPAKQGVQYSAIIQTIRHSRLYTENAFDKFVEATPPEMQRSDLAPAILQLKALGIDNVLRFNFPSPPPTKNLLCGLELLYALGAIDNNGELTSPLGATMAEMPLDPVYAKCLIISGTMECSAEITIILAMLQVQNVFTIPGGGQAALKARVARRKFEAEEGDLITLLNVYTAYESQKVTSWCHQNFLNHKTLRRATEIRTQMCKMLKKLNIPLISCQRDTEKVLRCITAGLFPNTAYLHYTGVYRTVRGSRELHIHPNSCLYTVQQPQWLIFCEILHTSKTYMRELTVVKPEWLEELAPHFYQRRAIDPF